The window ATATTTCGGCAGGGAATTTGGACACTGCCATGTTTGATACGGTAGCCGATTATCAAGTGCCCTACATTATGATGCACATGAAGGGTACCCCACAGTCCATGCAAAAACAGGCGACCTATTCGGACGTGATCAAGGATTTGAGAAGCTATTTTTCCGAGAAAATACGGGAAACCACCTCTAAAAAAATCAACGACATCATTATTGACCCTGGGTTTGGTTTTGCCAAGACCACCGAACAGAACTACACCTTGCTGAACCATCTGGACCTGTTCCAAACCTTTGGTTTGCCCATTTTAATTGGCCTGAGCCGGAAATCCATGATCTATAAGGTTTTGGAATCGTCTCCACAGGAAGCGCTTAATGGCACCACGGCACTGCACACCATAGCCCTATTGAAAGGTGCGAACATAATTAGGGCACACGATGTAAAAGAAGCCATGGAATGTGTTAAACTTGTGGAGGTCTTAAAAGAGAATGCGCTCTAATTTGAGGTTCTGCTATTTTTGCTAATTTTACAAAAACGCTGCCATTGGATTTTCTAAATTTTCTCGAGTTCAAGATTACGGATATCATCGATATTGTCCTCGTGGCCGCACTCCTCTATTACATCTACAAACTGGTCAAGGGCACGGTTGCCATCAATATTTTTATAGGGATCGTGATTGTTTGGGCGCTTTGGAAACTTACCGAGCTGCTCCAAATGAAAATGATCAGTAGCATGGTAGGCGGGTTTATGAATATTGGTTTGATTGCCCTCATCATCGTTTTCCAGCAAGAGATACGCAAGTTTTTATTGATGATCGGCTCCACCAACTTTGCCTCGAAACGGAATATTTTCAAGCACTTTAAATTCCTCAAGCAGGAGGCCATTTCCACCAACACCGATGTGGAGGCCATTATCGGAGCCTGTGAACGTATGGCCACCTCCAAAACAGGTGCGCTCATTGTAATCGAGCGCAACAATTCCATGGACTTTGTAAAATCCACTGGGGATGCGATGGACATTAAAGTGACCCAGCCCATTCTTGAAAGCATTTTCTTTAAAAATAGTCCCTTGCACGACGGTGCCATTGTGATTCAGGATAACTCGATAACCGCGACTCGGGTGATATTGCCCGTGTCCAACGACCGGAACATTCCCCTACGCTTTGGTCTACGACACCGGGCGGCCGTGGGCATCACCGAAAAAACGGATGCCCTCTGCCTAGTAGTGAGCGAGGAAACAGGGTCGATATCCTACATTAAAAATGGAGATTTTGTACCCTTTAAGGGAAGGGAAGAATTAATCAAACGCATTAAAAAGGATTTGGAGCAATGACCTGCAAAAATTGTGACGCAAGATTGCGAACGGATTATTTGTATTGTCCCGCTTGTGGCGCAAAAGTGATACGCAACCGAATCACCATAAAAAATCTTTGGACAGACTTTTTAGAGCGATATTTCAATTTAGATAATACGTTTATCAGGACCGTAGTACATTTAACTACTACACCAGAGGTGGTCATTGAGGGGTATCTTCAAGGAATTCGCAGGAAATACCTTAACCCGATAAGTTATATGGGGATTGCGATAACACTTTCGGGGCTTATCGTTTTTTTGATGGTCAAATCGGGTGATGCCATGAATTTCGATATGCTAAACAATAATGTGAGTACGAGGTATCAGGAAAAATTGATGGATTTTATCCTAGACTACCAAGCACTTATTTTTTTATTGTTTGTTCCCATGATGACCATTGCTGGTTGGCTATGTTTTGACCAAAAAAGGTATAATTTCGCCGAACGTACCATCATTTTTATGTACGCCCTTGCTCATTATAGCTTGGTCATCTTTCTTCCATCTATTATTGTCCTGTTCTTTATTCCAGAACAGTATTTCATTTTCTCATTTATTGGTATTCTTTTCATGGTGGTTTATACCACATACGTCATTATTCGCATTTCGAAATCAAGGGGAGTAAAACTGATTGTAAGACTATTACTTTTTTATTTTATTCTGCTTATTCTTTATTTCGCCTTTTCCATTGCCCTTCCACTATTCCTGCTTTTGATCGGCGAGCTAAAAGTTGAAGATTTCTTGCCTCCGCAGGAAAGTTAAGCCACTTCCTCCGCCAAGAACTGTGCATTGTAAAGGTCGTTGTAGTAACCGCCCTTGTCCAACAATTCCTTGTGGGTGCCCGTCTCAATGATTTTACCCGCGTCCATCACTATGATTTTATCTGCCTTTTTGATGGTCGCCAAACGGTGCGCTATAATAATAGAGGTCCTACCTTCGGTTATCTTATCGGTAGCTTGTTGGATCAATTGTTCGGAATAGGTATCTACTGATGATGTAGCCTCATCCAAAATCAAGATACTAGGGTTGCTCACGTAGGCACGTAAAAAGGCAATCAATTGGCGTTGGCCACTGGAGAGCATGGTGCCCCGTTCCTTCACGTTGTATTGGTAGCCCCCTGGAAGACTCGAAATAAACTCGTGCACGCCAATCTGTTTGGCCGCTGCCTCTATTTGTTCGGTTGTCACCTTCTCGTCACGGAGCGAAATATTATTGGCAATGGTATCGGCAAATAGGAAAACGTCCTGCAACACTATCGCAATATGGGAACGCAAGGATTTTAAGGTATAATCCTCCAAGCTTACATCATCCACCAAGATTTTCCCGGAATTGATTTCATAGAATCGGTTGAGCAGATTGATGATCGTGGATTTCCCCGCACCCGTGGCACCAACAATGGCAACAGTCTCCCCTGCCTTCACCTTAAAGGAAATCCCGTGCAGTACTTCCTCATCGGGCACATAGCCAAAATGGACATCCCTAAACTCGATATCACCTTTCACATCTTTCTTCTCCACGGTTCCATTATCGTCAATATGGCTATCGGTATCCAAAATCTTGAACACACGGTTGGCCGCTACCATTCCCATCTGCAGCGTATTGAACTTATCCGCGATCTGGCGCAATGGCCGGAACAAGAGATCCATCAAGAAAAAGAAGGCGACAATAGCTCCTTTGTTGTCCATTCCCACATTCTGGATGTTTTGGATGACGCCAAAATAGACCACCAAGCCAATCCCAATAGAGTTGGATATTTCCGCTACGGGAAAAAATATAGAGTTGTACCAAACGGTCTTCAACCAGGCATTTTGATGCTTTTCGTTGATAACACGAAACTTTTCCTTTTCAATTTCCTCGCGGTTAAAGAGCTGCACGATTTTCATCCCTGCAATACGCTCCTGCACAAAGGAATTTAAGTTGGACACTTGGGCCCTCACCTCGATGAATGCAACTTTCATCGCTTGTTGAAAAAGACGCGTTGCTATCAAAATTACGGGGAGAATAGCGAACACGATCAACGCCAATTTCCAGTTGATCACTACCATGATGATGGCGGCAGATAACATCTTCAGGACATCGGCAACAATCATAAAGAATCCTTGGCTAAAGATTTCACCGATACGCTGCATATCGGCGACCGCTCTCGTAACCAATACGCCGATAGAAGAATTATCGAAATAGGTCATTTTAAAGCTGGTCATCTTCTCAAATAGGTTGATTCGAATATCTCGTATGACCGATTCGCCCAAAAGGTTGGCATAATAGTTAAATAACAACTGCGTGACTACCTGCCCCAACAGAAAGGCCAACATGTAAAGTACATTGGTGAGCAATTGCCCGCCATCCTTACTTTCCAACGATTGGTTGATAATGGTTTTTACCAACAAGGGTATCCCAATGGCAAATGCGGCGGAGAGGATAGCCACGATGGCCACCAACCAAAAAATGCCCCGATAGGGCCTGGTCCGTGAAAAAACCCGTTTAAAAAGGCGAAAATCAAACGCCTTGCCTGCATCATCCTTTTTGCTCATCAAAAATTTCTTTTGTGTAGCTAACCTTGGTCAAATATAATCCTTTTGCGGGGACGGAGACGCCTGCCTCTCCCCTATCTTTACTTGCAATTACGTTGTGGATGTCTTGGGGCGACATTTTCCCCGTGCCAACATCCAACAGTGTACCCACAACTGCACGAACCATATTCCGTAGAAATCTATCTGCCGTGATTGTGAACACCCATTTTTCAGAATCGACTTTCCAGTAGGCTTCCCTAACATCACAGTTAAAGGTTTTCACATCGGTATTGGATTTGGAAAAACATTCAAAATCGGTATGGTCCAATAGGATTTTGGCTGCTTTGTTCATCGCATCCATATCCAAAGGATACTTTACCCAGTGGGCGTGGTCCCACAAAAAAGGATGTTTCTCCTTCACCACCCAATATTCGTAAGTCCGTTCCACAGCATCAAAACGGGCATGGGCATCCTCTGGAACCTGCCGTAGGTGCTGCACCGCAATATCATCGGGCAAAAAGGCATTCAAACGGTACACCAGCTCTTCCACATCCGAAATACGTTCTACATCAAAATGTGCGAACATCTGCTTGGCATGGACCCCGGCATCAGTCCTTCCGGCCCCCACCACCTCGATAGTTTCACGGAGCAAGGTGGAAAGGGCCTTTTCCAGTACCTCTTGCACCGTAATGGCATTGGGTTGGTTCTGCCAGCCGTGGTACGCCTTTCCGAAATAAGAAAATTGGATAAAATATCTCAATGGGATCCCTTACTTTTAAGCCTGTAAAGATAATTGAATCCTTTCCAAACCGAATCCGACCTTGGGTTTTTAGCATATTTTTAGCGAAATGACAAAGATTTTATTGCTTTCCGATACGCATGGACATATGGATGAGACCATTCTGAAATATGCCGCCCAGGCCGACGAAGTTTGGCACGCCGGCGATATTGGGAACCTTTCTGTAACCGATAGATTGAAAGAGTTAAAACCTGTTCGGGGAGTGTTCGGAAACATTGACGACCATGTGATTCAAAAAGAGTTTCCGGAAAACAATCGATTTATGTGCGAAGGGGTCGATGTATGGATCACGCACATTGGCGGATACCCCAATCGATACAACGTTCGTGTGCTGGACGAAATTAGGAGCAATCCGCCAAAACTTTTTATTTGCGGTCATTCCCATATTCTAAAGGTGATGCATGATAAAAAATTGGGGCTTTTGCACATGAACCCTGGAGCTTGCGGAAAGCATGGTTTCCATCAAGTGCGAACCATGTTGCGGTTTGTAATCGATGGGGAAAAAATAAGCGATTTGGAGGTGGTTGAACTTGGAAAAAGATGAAAATGAAATACCTGATAATTCTTTTTTTTGGTATTTGGGTCAGTTGCAATAGTGTAAATGCCCAAAAGGACTCCCATGGTCATTCCAAACATCCATCGCTTTATGTTTTGGGAACGGTTCAGGATGGAGGAAGCCCTCATATTGGGTGTCAAAAATCGTGCTGCGAAGGGCTGTTTAAAAATCCTGACCCTACACGTAAAGTAGTATCCTTGGGTGTGGTAGACCATCTAAACCAAAAAAGCTATCTTTTTGAAGCTACCCCAGATTTACCCTCCCAATTAAAATTGTTGAAAGAGAGAAACAACCTCAACCAAGAGGTTCCTGATGGCATTTTTATTACCCATGCCCACATTGGCCACTATACCGGCTTAATGTACTTGGGCCGAGAGTCCCTTGGCAGCAAGAGAGTTCCCGTGTATGCAATGCCCAAAATGAAACGGTTCCTGGAAACCAATGGACCATGGAGTCAGCTTGTAAAATTGAACAATATTTCCATTCAGTCCATTCAGAATGAAAAAACAATCCAACTTACCCAAG is drawn from Flagellimonas sp. MMG031 and contains these coding sequences:
- the folP gene encoding dihydropteroate synthase, translating into MTINCKGELVDLTRPKVMGILNLTPDSFFDGGKYKDETSILQQVEYMLNHGATFIDMGAYSSRPGAEHVPEYEELQRMLPVIDLILTKFPDTLISVDTFRSKVAAESIEHGAALINDISAGNLDTAMFDTVADYQVPYIMMHMKGTPQSMQKQATYSDVIKDLRSYFSEKIRETTSKKINDIIIDPGFGFAKTTEQNYTLLNHLDLFQTFGLPILIGLSRKSMIYKVLESSPQEALNGTTALHTIALLKGANIIRAHDVKEAMECVKLVEVLKENAL
- the cdaA gene encoding diadenylate cyclase CdaA, translating into MDFLNFLEFKITDIIDIVLVAALLYYIYKLVKGTVAINIFIGIVIVWALWKLTELLQMKMISSMVGGFMNIGLIALIIVFQQEIRKFLLMIGSTNFASKRNIFKHFKFLKQEAISTNTDVEAIIGACERMATSKTGALIVIERNNSMDFVKSTGDAMDIKVTQPILESIFFKNSPLHDGAIVIQDNSITATRVILPVSNDRNIPLRFGLRHRAAVGITEKTDALCLVVSEETGSISYIKNGDFVPFKGREELIKRIKKDLEQ
- a CDS encoding DUF3667 domain-containing protein codes for the protein MTCKNCDARLRTDYLYCPACGAKVIRNRITIKNLWTDFLERYFNLDNTFIRTVVHLTTTPEVVIEGYLQGIRRKYLNPISYMGIAITLSGLIVFLMVKSGDAMNFDMLNNNVSTRYQEKLMDFILDYQALIFLLFVPMMTIAGWLCFDQKRYNFAERTIIFMYALAHYSLVIFLPSIIVLFFIPEQYFIFSFIGILFMVVYTTYVIIRISKSRGVKLIVRLLLFYFILLILYFAFSIALPLFLLLIGELKVEDFLPPQES
- a CDS encoding ABC transporter ATP-binding protein, coding for MSKKDDAGKAFDFRLFKRVFSRTRPYRGIFWLVAIVAILSAAFAIGIPLLVKTIINQSLESKDGGQLLTNVLYMLAFLLGQVVTQLLFNYYANLLGESVIRDIRINLFEKMTSFKMTYFDNSSIGVLVTRAVADMQRIGEIFSQGFFMIVADVLKMLSAAIIMVVINWKLALIVFAILPVILIATRLFQQAMKVAFIEVRAQVSNLNSFVQERIAGMKIVQLFNREEIEKEKFRVINEKHQNAWLKTVWYNSIFFPVAEISNSIGIGLVVYFGVIQNIQNVGMDNKGAIVAFFFLMDLLFRPLRQIADKFNTLQMGMVAANRVFKILDTDSHIDDNGTVEKKDVKGDIEFRDVHFGYVPDEEVLHGISFKVKAGETVAIVGATGAGKSTIINLLNRFYEINSGKILVDDVSLEDYTLKSLRSHIAIVLQDVFLFADTIANNISLRDEKVTTEQIEAAAKQIGVHEFISSLPGGYQYNVKERGTMLSSGQRQLIAFLRAYVSNPSILILDEATSSVDTYSEQLIQQATDKITEGRTSIIIAHRLATIKKADKIIVMDAGKIIETGTHKELLDKGGYYNDLYNAQFLAEEVA
- the truA gene encoding tRNA pseudouridine(38-40) synthase TruA; amino-acid sequence: MRYFIQFSYFGKAYHGWQNQPNAITVQEVLEKALSTLLRETIEVVGAGRTDAGVHAKQMFAHFDVERISDVEELVYRLNAFLPDDIAVQHLRQVPEDAHARFDAVERTYEYWVVKEKHPFLWDHAHWVKYPLDMDAMNKAAKILLDHTDFECFSKSNTDVKTFNCDVREAYWKVDSEKWVFTITADRFLRNMVRAVVGTLLDVGTGKMSPQDIHNVIASKDRGEAGVSVPAKGLYLTKVSYTKEIFDEQKG
- a CDS encoding metallophosphoesterase family protein, with amino-acid sequence MTKILLLSDTHGHMDETILKYAAQADEVWHAGDIGNLSVTDRLKELKPVRGVFGNIDDHVIQKEFPENNRFMCEGVDVWITHIGGYPNRYNVRVLDEIRSNPPKLFICGHSHILKVMHDKKLGLLHMNPGACGKHGFHQVRTMLRFVIDGEKISDLEVVELGKR
- a CDS encoding MBL fold metallo-hydrolase, translated to MKYLIILFFGIWVSCNSVNAQKDSHGHSKHPSLYVLGTVQDGGSPHIGCQKSCCEGLFKNPDPTRKVVSLGVVDHLNQKSYLFEATPDLPSQLKLLKERNNLNQEVPDGIFITHAHIGHYTGLMYLGRESLGSKRVPVYAMPKMKRFLETNGPWSQLVKLNNISIQSIQNEKTIQLTQDLSVIPFTVPHRDEYSETVGFKIIGPNKSVLFIPDIDKWSKWEKDILNEIKAVDLAFLDATFFDGPEINSRNIAEIPHPFVVESMELLKDLPQVEKSKVYFIHFNHTNALLDTTSPAYKKVIDSGFNMATFGSRFKL